Proteins from a single region of Chryseobacterium sp. W4I1:
- a CDS encoding DUF3872 domain-containing protein has product MKNLINNKIRMLFKCFLIPVMVGLLVQSCEKDDLEIQQNFPFEVSVMPVPKEIVKDEYVEIRITILPEGNFSDTKYYLRYFQFEGTGKLQYYNTHPYFPNDTFPLYEKEFRLYYTSTSEVSQSFTVWIFDSFGNEKKIEFQFNNKNQTEKYNPWVDQFY; this is encoded by the coding sequence ATGAAAAATCTAATTAATAATAAAATTAGAATGCTATTCAAGTGTTTTCTCATACCAGTTATGGTTGGATTACTTGTACAATCTTGTGAGAAGGATGATTTGGAAATTCAGCAGAACTTTCCGTTTGAAGTGTCGGTTATGCCGGTTCCTAAGGAGATAGTCAAAGATGAATATGTGGAGATACGTATTACAATTCTTCCTGAAGGTAATTTTTCAGACACGAAATATTATCTTCGATATTTTCAATTTGAAGGAACAGGAAAGCTACAGTATTATAATACACATCCATATTTTCCCAATGATACCTTTCCGCTTTATGAAAAGGAGTTCAGACTGTATTATACTTCAACCTCGGAAGTTTCACAATCATTCACGGTATGGATTTTTGATAGTTTCGGAAATGAGAAAAAAATTGAATTTCAATTTAACAACAAAAACCAAACAGAGAAATACAATCCCTGGGTTGATCAATTTTATTAG